Proteins from a single region of Chloroherpeton thalassium ATCC 35110:
- a CDS encoding phosphatase PAP2 family protein, translating into MLILLGFGYFSDANAQFNSLEIDSLEHSGSLTFKYTDLVIPAILVGYGIIGLESHSLLSINSEIREEVNEHIDEKVTIDDFSQYAPVLSVYGLNAYGIKGKNNFGDRTVVLATAYLIMSPTVYALKKMTRVERPDGSSKNSFPSGHTATAFVGAEFLWQEYSDVSIWYGISGYAVAAGTGFFRMYNNKHWLTDIAAGAGIGILSTKIAYWIHPFIKEKIFGNENGGIGILMPFYNGKEYGVEMMLSL; encoded by the coding sequence ATGTTAATCCTGTTGGGTTTTGGTTATTTCTCTGATGCAAACGCTCAGTTCAATTCACTGGAAATTGATTCCCTGGAGCATTCAGGAAGTTTGACGTTTAAATATACAGATTTAGTGATTCCAGCAATATTGGTTGGATATGGCATAATCGGCCTTGAAAGCCATAGCTTATTATCGATTAATTCTGAAATAAGAGAGGAAGTGAATGAACATATAGATGAAAAAGTCACCATTGATGATTTTTCGCAATATGCGCCGGTTCTTTCTGTTTATGGATTAAATGCTTATGGAATAAAAGGAAAAAATAATTTCGGAGATAGGACGGTTGTTTTAGCAACAGCCTATTTGATCATGTCGCCAACCGTATACGCGCTGAAAAAAATGACACGAGTAGAGCGCCCTGACGGATCGTCAAAAAATTCGTTTCCGTCTGGCCATACGGCAACTGCATTTGTTGGAGCGGAGTTTCTTTGGCAGGAATACAGCGACGTTTCTATTTGGTATGGCATTTCAGGTTATGCGGTTGCTGCTGGAACTGGGTTTTTTAGAATGTATAATAATAAACATTGGCTAACAGATATCGCAGCCGGTGCCGGAATTGGAATATTAAGCACCAAAATTGCTTATTGGATTCATCCATTCATAAAAGAAAAAATATTTGGAAATGAAAATGGTGGGATTGGTATTTTAATGCCATTTTATAACGGGAAAGAATATGGTGTCGAAATGATGCTTTCGCTTTAA